In Rhizobium sp. WSM4643, the following are encoded in one genomic region:
- a CDS encoding DUF1467 family protein, with the protein MLQIFLQGFAVYFVIWWMTLFAVLPIGLRTQADDNDVVLGTVPSAPTRFRAAFVFSLTTLISALVYGLWYVCDTYFGWGFDALPQLGPSFY; encoded by the coding sequence ATGCTCCAGATCTTTCTTCAGGGATTTGCCGTCTACTTCGTCATCTGGTGGATGACGCTTTTTGCCGTCCTGCCAATCGGCCTGCGCACCCAGGCGGACGACAATGATGTCGTGCTCGGCACCGTCCCGAGCGCGCCCACCCGGTTTCGCGCCGCTTTCGTGTTTTCGCTGACGACGCTGATTTCGGCCTTGGTCTATGGCCTCTGGTACGTCTGCGACACCTATTTCGGCTGGGGCTTCGACGCCCTGCCGCAACTCGGTCCTAGCTTCTATTGA
- the proS gene encoding proline--tRNA ligase: MRLSRYFMPILKENPKEAEIVSHRLMLRAGMIRQQSQGIYSWLPLGKRVLDKVNAIIRDEQNRAGAIELSMPTLQSAELWQESGRYDAYGKEMLRIKDRQDRPMLYGPTNEEMVTDIFRSSVKSYKDLPLNLYHIQLKFRDEIRPRFGTMRSREFMMKDAYSFDLTREAAEHSYNKMFAAYLRTFDRLGLRAIPMRADTGPIGGKLSHEFIILADTGESEVFCHKDFVDFDIPGAHTDFDSVEGLQAIFDKWTSLYAATSEMHDEAAFNAVPEGDRLSARGIEVGHIFYFGTKYSEPMGAKVQGPDGKEHFVHMGSYGIGPTRLVPAIIEASHDDNGIIWPASVAPFDIVVINMKAGDQACDDTCELIYAALSKAGKDVLYDDTDDRAGTKFATADLIGVPVQIIAGPRAVANGEVEVKDRKTGARETMTIEAAINRFVA; this comes from the coding sequence ATGCGTCTGTCCCGTTATTTCATGCCCATCCTTAAGGAAAACCCCAAGGAGGCGGAAATCGTCTCCCACCGGCTGATGCTGCGTGCCGGCATGATCCGCCAGCAATCGCAGGGCATTTATTCCTGGCTGCCGCTGGGCAAGCGCGTGCTCGACAAGGTCAACGCCATTATCCGCGACGAGCAGAACCGCGCCGGCGCCATTGAGCTGTCGATGCCGACACTGCAATCGGCCGAACTCTGGCAGGAAAGCGGCCGCTACGACGCCTACGGCAAGGAGATGCTGCGCATCAAGGACCGTCAGGATCGGCCGATGCTCTACGGCCCAACCAACGAAGAGATGGTGACGGATATTTTCCGCTCCTCCGTCAAGTCCTACAAGGACCTGCCGCTTAATCTCTATCATATTCAGCTGAAGTTCCGTGACGAGATCCGTCCGCGCTTCGGTACCATGCGATCGCGTGAATTCATGATGAAGGATGCCTATTCCTTCGATCTGACGCGCGAAGCGGCGGAGCATTCCTATAACAAGATGTTCGCCGCCTATCTCAGAACCTTCGACCGGCTCGGCCTGCGCGCTATCCCGATGCGCGCCGATACCGGCCCGATCGGCGGCAAGCTCAGCCATGAATTCATCATCCTCGCCGACACCGGCGAATCCGAAGTCTTCTGCCACAAGGATTTCGTCGATTTCGATATTCCCGGTGCACACACCGATTTCGACAGTGTCGAGGGCCTGCAGGCTATCTTCGACAAATGGACCTCGCTCTATGCCGCGACCTCGGAAATGCACGACGAGGCGGCCTTCAACGCCGTTCCCGAAGGCGACCGCCTGTCGGCACGCGGCATCGAGGTCGGCCACATCTTCTATTTCGGCACGAAATATTCCGAGCCGATGGGCGCGAAAGTGCAGGGACCTGACGGCAAGGAACACTTCGTTCATATGGGTTCCTACGGTATCGGCCCGACACGCCTTGTTCCCGCCATCATCGAAGCATCGCATGATGATAACGGAATCATCTGGCCGGCATCCGTCGCGCCCTTCGATATCGTTGTGATCAACATGAAGGCGGGCGATCAGGCCTGTGACGATACCTGCGAACTGATCTATGCCGCGCTGAGCAAGGCCGGCAAGGATGTGCTCTATGACGATACCGACGATCGGGCCGGCACGAAATTCGCGACCGCCGACCTGATCGGTGTACCCGTCCAGATCATCGCCGGCCCGCGCGCGGTCGCAAACGGCGAAGTGGAAGTGAAGGACCGCAAGACCGGCGCCCGCGAAACGATGACCATCGAAGCGGCGATCAATCGGTTCGTGGCTTAA
- the mce gene encoding methylmalonyl-CoA epimerase, whose amino-acid sequence MLGRVNHIAIAVPDLAVATAAYRDTLGAAVSQPQALPEHGVTVVFVELPNTKVELLQPLGATSPIAAFLEKNPSGGMHHICYEVDDILLARDRLVDAGARVLGDGRPKTGAHGKPVLFLHPKDFFGTLIELEQA is encoded by the coding sequence GTGCTCGGCCGGGTCAACCATATCGCTATCGCCGTGCCCGATCTGGCCGTGGCGACGGCGGCCTATCGCGATACGCTGGGTGCTGCCGTATCGCAGCCGCAGGCTCTGCCGGAACACGGCGTCACCGTGGTTTTCGTCGAATTGCCGAACACCAAGGTCGAATTGCTGCAGCCGCTCGGGGCTACCTCGCCGATCGCCGCCTTCCTCGAAAAGAACCCGTCCGGCGGCATGCACCACATCTGCTACGAGGTGGACGATATCCTTCTCGCCCGTGACCGGCTGGTCGATGCGGGCGCAAGGGTGCTCGGCGACGGCCGGCCGAAGACCGGCGCGCACGGCAAGCCGGTGCTCTTTCTGCACCCCAAGGATTTCTTCGGCACGCTGATCGAACTCGAACAGGCCTGA
- a CDS encoding lipoprotein-releasing ABC transporter permease subunit: MAEAAVDRSSKSGLGPAGKPFSTFERLVAWRYLRARRKEAFISVIAGFSFVGIMLGVATLIIVMAVMNGFRTELVSRILGINGHMIVQPSDGPFTDYADLASRLAAVPGVKMALPLVEGQVLASAQAGGSTGALVRGVRAEDLTKLKAVSENIKPGDMVGFASGQGVLIGTRMADQLGLSVGDLITLTSPDGDITPMGVSPRVKSYKISGLFEIGMSEYDSSIIFMPLEEAQLYFNAEGLVQSIELFVDNPDDIDNLKPKVVEAAGRQINLTDWRQRNQTFFSALQVERNVMFMILTLIVLVAALNIISGLIMLVKDKGSDIAILRTMGASAGAIMRIFFMTGAAIGIVGTIAGVLLGVLVCVNIESVRQFFSWLSGTVLFNPQVYFLSQLPAEMDLSETISIVVMALTLSFIATIFPAWRASRLDPVQALRYE; the protein is encoded by the coding sequence ATGGCAGAGGCAGCAGTGGACCGGAGTTCAAAATCCGGCTTGGGTCCGGCTGGCAAGCCATTTTCCACCTTTGAACGCCTCGTGGCGTGGCGTTATCTGCGCGCCCGCCGCAAGGAGGCCTTCATCTCGGTGATCGCCGGCTTCTCCTTCGTCGGCATCATGCTGGGCGTTGCGACGCTGATCATCGTCATGGCCGTCATGAACGGCTTCCGAACCGAGCTCGTCTCGCGCATCCTCGGCATCAACGGCCACATGATCGTCCAGCCGTCCGATGGCCCTTTCACCGATTATGCCGACCTCGCCAGCAGGCTTGCCGCCGTGCCTGGCGTCAAGATGGCGCTGCCGTTGGTGGAGGGCCAGGTACTTGCCTCCGCCCAGGCGGGCGGCAGCACGGGCGCGCTGGTGCGCGGCGTCCGCGCGGAGGACCTGACCAAGCTCAAAGCGGTTTCTGAGAATATCAAACCGGGAGACATGGTAGGCTTTGCCTCCGGCCAGGGCGTGCTGATCGGCACGCGCATGGCCGATCAGTTGGGTCTTAGCGTCGGCGACCTTATTACGCTGACGTCGCCAGATGGTGACATTACGCCAATGGGCGTCAGCCCGCGCGTCAAGTCCTACAAGATTTCCGGCCTCTTCGAGATCGGCATGTCGGAATACGACTCCTCTATCATCTTCATGCCGCTGGAGGAGGCGCAGCTCTATTTCAACGCCGAGGGGCTGGTGCAGTCGATCGAACTCTTCGTAGACAACCCCGACGATATAGACAATCTGAAGCCTAAGGTAGTGGAGGCGGCCGGCCGCCAGATCAACCTCACCGACTGGCGCCAGCGCAACCAGACTTTTTTCTCGGCGCTACAGGTCGAGCGTAACGTCATGTTCATGATCCTGACGCTGATCGTGCTCGTGGCCGCGCTGAATATCATCTCCGGCCTCATCATGCTGGTAAAGGACAAGGGCAGCGATATCGCCATTCTGCGCACCATGGGCGCCAGCGCCGGTGCGATCATGCGCATCTTCTTCATGACTGGAGCGGCGATCGGCATCGTTGGCACCATTGCCGGTGTGCTGCTCGGCGTTCTCGTCTGCGTCAACATCGAATCCGTCCGCCAGTTCTTCTCCTGGCTTTCAGGCACCGTGCTCTTCAATCCGCAGGTCTATTTCCTCAGCCAGCTGCCGGCCGAGATGGATCTCAGCGAAACGATCTCGATCGTCGTCATGGCGCTGACGCTCTCCTTCATTGCGACCATCTTCCCGGCCTGGCGTGCCTCCAGGCTCGATCCTGTGCAGGCCCTGCGCTACGAATAA
- a CDS encoding ABC transporter ATP-binding protein — protein sequence MKRNVVLKLTGVERHYGQGGTLLSILKGADFSISKGEIVALVAPSGTGKSTLLHVAGLLEHPDGGEVNINGHACDGLSDEKRTAIRRSEIGFVYQFHHLLPEFSALENIMMPQLIAGLSWKEAGERAGQLLDYMRIGHRGSHRPGELSGGEQQRVAIARAVANAPTLLLADEPTGNLDPETASYVFDALEALVRQSGLAALIATHNHELARRMDRRVTISDGKIVDF from the coding sequence ATGAAACGCAACGTCGTTCTCAAGCTTACCGGCGTCGAGCGCCATTATGGGCAGGGCGGTACGCTGCTCTCGATCCTGAAGGGCGCGGACTTTTCGATATCGAAGGGGGAGATTGTCGCTCTCGTCGCCCCTTCCGGTACCGGCAAGTCGACACTGCTGCATGTCGCCGGCCTGTTGGAGCATCCGGACGGCGGTGAAGTCAACATCAACGGCCATGCCTGTGACGGCTTGAGCGATGAGAAACGCACCGCAATCCGCCGCAGCGAAATCGGCTTCGTCTACCAGTTCCACCACTTGCTGCCGGAATTCTCGGCGCTCGAAAATATCATGATGCCGCAGCTGATCGCCGGGCTGTCCTGGAAGGAAGCCGGAGAGCGGGCCGGCCAGCTTCTCGATTATATGCGTATCGGCCATCGCGGCTCGCATCGCCCGGGCGAGCTTTCCGGCGGCGAGCAGCAGCGCGTTGCGATTGCCCGCGCCGTCGCCAATGCGCCGACCCTGCTTCTTGCCGACGAGCCGACCGGCAATCTCGACCCTGAAACGGCAAGCTACGTCTTCGACGCGCTGGAAGCGCTGGTGCGCCAGTCCGGCCTTGCGGCTCTCATCGCCACCCATAATCACGAGCTCGCCCGCCGCATGGATCGGCGCGTGACGATCTCCGACGGCAAGATCGTCGATTTCTGA
- a CDS encoding NADH-quinone oxidoreductase subunit M: MTDWPILSTVTFLPLVGVVLLLLMNGESESGRKNVLWISLITTVFTFVVSLFVWTRFDNANPGFQMLEKHDWLGTGIGYHLGVDGISMLFVILSTFLMPFCVLASWLSIEKRLKEYMIAFLILETMMVGVFVSLDIVLFYVFFEAGLIPMFLIIGVWGGKDRVYASYKFFLYTLLGSVLMLLAIMAMYWQAGTTDITALLDHKFPPALQTWLWLAFFASFAVKMPMWPVHTWLPDAHVQAPTAGSVILAGVLLKLGGYGLIRFSLGMFPVASDYFAPLVFAMSVIAIIYTSLVAMMQDDIKKLIAYSSVAHMGYVTMGIFAANMQGVQGSIFQMLSHGIVSGALFLCVGVVYDRTHTREINAYGGLVNNMPKYAVAMMVFTMANVGLPGTSGFIGEFLTLIGVFRVNTWVALFAATGVILSAAYALWLYRRVIFGALEKEKLKALLDLSRREQLILYPLVALTIFFGVYPAPVFDATAASVDLLVNNYTAAVHAAQNVALSMK, encoded by the coding sequence ATGACCGATTGGCCTATTCTTTCAACGGTCACCTTCCTGCCGCTGGTCGGCGTGGTGCTCCTGCTATTGATGAACGGCGAGAGCGAAAGCGGTCGCAAGAACGTGCTGTGGATCTCGCTGATCACCACCGTCTTCACCTTCGTCGTTTCGCTCTTCGTCTGGACCAGGTTCGACAATGCCAATCCAGGCTTCCAGATGCTCGAGAAGCATGACTGGCTCGGCACCGGCATCGGCTACCACCTCGGCGTCGACGGCATCTCGATGCTGTTCGTCATCCTCTCGACCTTCCTCATGCCCTTCTGCGTGCTGGCGAGCTGGCTCTCGATCGAGAAGCGCCTGAAGGAATACATGATCGCCTTCCTCATCCTCGAAACGATGATGGTCGGCGTCTTCGTCTCGCTCGATATCGTGCTGTTCTACGTCTTCTTCGAGGCGGGCCTCATTCCGATGTTCCTGATCATCGGCGTCTGGGGCGGCAAGGACCGCGTCTATGCGAGCTACAAGTTCTTTCTCTATACGCTGCTCGGCTCGGTGCTGATGCTGCTCGCCATCATGGCGATGTACTGGCAGGCTGGCACGACCGATATCACCGCGCTGCTCGACCACAAGTTCCCACCTGCGCTGCAGACCTGGTTATGGCTTGCCTTCTTCGCCTCCTTTGCGGTGAAGATGCCGATGTGGCCGGTCCATACCTGGCTTCCCGATGCCCACGTTCAGGCGCCGACGGCAGGCTCGGTGATCCTGGCCGGCGTGCTGCTGAAGCTCGGCGGCTACGGTCTCATCCGCTTCTCGCTCGGCATGTTCCCGGTCGCGTCCGATTATTTCGCGCCGCTCGTCTTCGCCATGTCCGTCATCGCCATCATCTACACCTCCCTGGTGGCGATGATGCAGGACGATATCAAAAAGCTGATCGCCTATTCCTCCGTGGCCCACATGGGCTACGTCACCATGGGCATCTTTGCCGCCAACATGCAGGGTGTTCAGGGGTCGATCTTCCAGATGCTGTCGCACGGCATCGTCTCCGGCGCGCTCTTCCTCTGCGTCGGCGTGGTCTACGACCGTACCCACACCCGCGAGATCAACGCCTATGGCGGCCTCGTCAACAATATGCCGAAATATGCCGTGGCGATGATGGTCTTCACCATGGCCAATGTCGGGCTTCCCGGCACGTCGGGGTTCATCGGCGAATTCCTGACGCTGATCGGCGTCTTCCGAGTCAACACCTGGGTAGCGCTCTTTGCCGCCACCGGCGTCATCCTCTCAGCCGCCTACGCGCTCTGGCTTTATCGCCGGGTGATCTTCGGCGCGCTGGAGAAGGAAAAGCTGAAGGCGCTGCTCGACCTTTCCAGGCGCGAACAGCTGATCCTCTACCCATTGGTCGCGCTGACCATCTTCTTCGGCGTTTATCCGGCTCCGGTCTTCGATGCGACGGCCGCCTCGGTGGATCTGCTGGTCAACAATTACACGGCCGCCGTGCACGCAGCGCAGAATGTTGCGCTGTCTATGAAATGA
- a CDS encoding DUF5680 domain-containing protein, whose product MLDIAMLNAFVVEAKAATYVGGGVARPPCRPSSQDIGYERGNWRYLDSYFGGTDFAGQEVVWFADEPVWAMNYFGCVIAPDLIDGAAAGTVIKAALSAMYREGRFLGGMEFDHPFGRYIDRSEGDYARFAGHECIMVDSQKAYMLDYRGGLIIP is encoded by the coding sequence ATGTTGGATATTGCGATGCTGAACGCATTCGTGGTGGAGGCGAAGGCTGCAACCTATGTCGGCGGCGGCGTGGCGCGCCCGCCCTGCCGGCCAAGCTCCCAGGACATCGGATACGAACGCGGCAACTGGCGCTATCTCGACAGCTATTTCGGCGGCACCGATTTCGCCGGACAGGAAGTGGTATGGTTTGCCGACGAGCCCGTCTGGGCGATGAATTATTTCGGCTGCGTCATTGCGCCTGATCTCATCGACGGTGCAGCAGCCGGAACGGTGATCAAGGCGGCCCTTTCGGCGATGTATCGAGAGGGCCGGTTTCTCGGCGGAATGGAATTCGACCATCCGTTCGGCCGCTATATCGATCGCAGCGAAGGCGACTACGCGCGGTTCGCCGGGCACGAATGCATCATGGTCGACAGCCAGAAGGCCTATATGCTCGACTATCGCGGCGGACTGATCATCCCTTGA
- the nuoN gene encoding NADH-quinone oxidoreductase subunit NuoN, with translation MTAETILLSLHLSAPELILAVGALVLLMVGVFSGERSGLVVTGLAIVLLLASGLWLLFVPAEGLAYGGVYMADGFSRFMKLVALIGSLVAIFMSIGHARENQLDKFEFPVLLVLATLGILLMISANDLISLYLALELQSLALYVVAAINRDSLKSTEAGLKYFVLGALSSGMLLYGMSLVYGFTGHTHFSEIAQALSVEGARSLGLIFGLVFILAGIAFKISAVPFHMWTPDVYEGAPTPVTAFLAAAPKVAAMAMMTRIVITAFQPVLADWQQVVVFISIASMLLGSFAAIGQKNIKRLMAYSSIGHMGYALVGLAAGNQTGVTGVMLYMVIYMVMTLGSFAIIMSMRRKDGTVVENVDDLAGLSTTNPFMAVVLTALMFSLAGIPPLAGFFAKYFVFVAAIEAKLYALAIIGVLASVVGAYYYLRVIKLMWFDEATGEFARVSGALRLVFGLSGLFVTAYVLIGGPIGGAAELAAATLF, from the coding sequence ATGACCGCTGAAACAATTCTCCTCAGTCTGCATCTTTCCGCGCCGGAGCTCATCCTCGCGGTCGGCGCCCTTGTCCTGTTGATGGTCGGCGTCTTCTCCGGCGAGCGGTCGGGCCTTGTCGTCACCGGCTTGGCGATCGTCCTGCTCCTGGCCTCCGGCCTGTGGCTGCTCTTCGTGCCGGCAGAAGGCCTTGCCTATGGCGGCGTCTACATGGCCGACGGCTTCTCGCGCTTCATGAAGCTGGTGGCGTTGATCGGTTCGCTGGTCGCCATATTCATGTCGATCGGCCACGCCCGCGAAAATCAGCTCGACAAGTTCGAGTTCCCGGTTCTGCTGGTGCTCGCGACCCTCGGCATCCTGCTGATGATCTCGGCCAACGACCTGATCTCGCTCTATCTCGCGCTGGAACTGCAGTCGCTGGCGCTCTATGTCGTCGCGGCGATCAACCGTGACAGCCTGAAGTCGACCGAAGCCGGCCTGAAATATTTCGTCCTTGGCGCGCTTTCTTCCGGCATGCTGCTCTACGGCATGTCGCTGGTCTATGGCTTCACCGGCCACACCCACTTCTCTGAAATCGCCCAGGCGCTGTCCGTCGAAGGTGCACGTTCGCTCGGCCTGATCTTCGGCCTGGTCTTCATCCTCGCCGGCATCGCCTTCAAGATCTCCGCCGTTCCCTTCCATATGTGGACGCCGGACGTTTATGAAGGCGCGCCGACGCCGGTGACCGCCTTCCTCGCCGCAGCCCCCAAGGTTGCCGCCATGGCGATGATGACCCGCATCGTCATCACCGCCTTCCAGCCGGTTCTGGCGGATTGGCAGCAGGTCGTCGTCTTCATCTCGATCGCCTCGATGCTGCTCGGCTCGTTTGCCGCGATCGGCCAGAAGAACATCAAGCGGCTGATGGCCTATTCCTCGATCGGCCACATGGGTTATGCCCTGGTCGGCCTTGCCGCCGGCAACCAGACCGGCGTCACCGGTGTCATGCTTTACATGGTCATCTACATGGTCATGACGCTCGGCAGCTTTGCGATCATCATGTCAATGCGCCGCAAGGACGGCACCGTCGTCGAAAATGTCGATGATCTCGCCGGCCTCTCCACAACGAACCCGTTCATGGCCGTGGTTCTGACGGCGCTGATGTTCTCGCTTGCCGGCATCCCGCCGCTCGCCGGCTTCTTCGCGAAGTATTTCGTCTTCGTCGCCGCTATCGAAGCCAAGCTCTATGCGCTCGCCATCATCGGCGTTCTCGCCTCGGTCGTCGGCGCTTACTATTATCTGCGTGTCATCAAGCTGATGTGGTTCGATGAGGCCACCGGCGAATTCGCCCGTGTCTCCGGAGCGCTGCGTCTGGTCTTCGGTCTCTCCGGTCTCTTCGTCACCGCCTATGTGCTCATCGGCGGCCCGATCGGCGGCGCTGCAGAGCTTGCCGCCGCGACGCTCTTTTGA
- a CDS encoding biotin--[acetyl-CoA-carboxylase] ligase has translation MAADGRRRISLGDFRHEALSETSSTNSECLARARAGDGGNLWVTAEKQTGGRGRRGRLWVSERGNLYASLLLIDPAPMERLGSLPLAIAVAVHQAIRRVLPLGAEPLEVKWPNDILIGRKKTCGILVEGEGLPDGRYALIVGIGINISVMPDNPLYPATCLRQQGSAASPEELFAHLFAATAEVLEIWDQGRGIGEITALWRAIACGIGEKITVNLPDRSISGQFGGIDDNGLLMLDTGTGRIMPIAAGDVFFG, from the coding sequence ATGGCTGCCGACGGACGGCGCCGGATATCGCTCGGCGATTTCAGGCACGAGGCTCTGTCGGAAACATCGTCTACCAACAGCGAATGCCTCGCCCGGGCTCGGGCGGGCGATGGCGGCAATCTCTGGGTGACCGCCGAAAAGCAGACGGGCGGCCGCGGCCGCCGCGGCAGGCTCTGGGTTTCGGAGCGCGGCAATCTCTACGCTTCTCTTCTTCTGATCGACCCCGCCCCGATGGAGCGCCTTGGCTCCCTGCCGTTGGCGATCGCCGTTGCCGTGCACCAGGCGATCCGCAGGGTGCTGCCGCTCGGTGCCGAACCGCTCGAGGTCAAATGGCCGAACGATATTCTCATCGGCCGAAAGAAGACCTGCGGCATTCTCGTCGAAGGCGAGGGGCTGCCGGACGGACGTTACGCGCTGATCGTCGGCATCGGCATCAATATCTCTGTGATGCCGGACAATCCGCTCTACCCCGCCACCTGCCTGCGCCAGCAGGGAAGTGCGGCTTCGCCGGAGGAGCTCTTCGCGCATCTCTTCGCCGCCACGGCGGAAGTGCTTGAAATATGGGACCAGGGCCGCGGCATCGGCGAGATCACGGCGCTCTGGCGCGCGATCGCCTGCGGCATCGGCGAAAAGATTACGGTGAATTTGCCGGACCGATCGATTTCCGGACAATTCGGCGGAATTGATGATAATGGCTTGTTGATGCTCGATACCGGCACTGGCAGGATAATGCCCATTGCTGCCGGTGATGTGTTTTTTGGATAG
- a CDS encoding ribonuclease J, giving the protein MAKQDELVFLPLGGVGEIGMNLALYGYGPPEHRQWIMVDCGVTFPGPDLPGVDLVLPDIRFLASERKNLKAIIITHAHEDHYGALADLWPGLNVPVYASGFTSGLLEAKRNFEKAKIGEVPVTPFKAGDTINVGPFSIEGVAVNHSIPEPMSLMIRTPVGNVIHTGDWKIDHEPSLGPLTDETRFRQLGDEGVLALMCDSTNALRDGVSPSEKDVSESLRKIIEDAEGRVAITTFSSNVGRIRTVAEAAEAAGREVLLLGSSLKRVVDVAQDVGLMEGVKPFISEEEYGYIPRDKVVVILTGSQGEARAALAKLSRDEMRNVAFAAGDIVVFSSRAIPGNEKAIQDIKNGLVEQGVHIITDTEALVHVSGHPRRNELQRMYEWTRPKIVVPVHGEAIHLTAHKELAEQSGIALVPRVRNGDILRLAPGPVEVIGEAPHGRIYKDGTLIGDFDEMGIGERKKLSYVGHVAVNVVLDARYDIVGEPDLISIGLPTYDDEGEDMEDMLFDAAVSAIESIPRARRKDIDMLQEAVRRAIRSAANNIWGKKPLVTAFVTKV; this is encoded by the coding sequence ATGGCGAAACAGGACGAACTGGTATTCCTGCCTCTGGGCGGTGTCGGTGAGATTGGCATGAATCTCGCTCTCTATGGCTACGGCCCGCCCGAGCATCGCCAGTGGATCATGGTCGATTGCGGCGTCACTTTTCCGGGGCCGGACCTGCCGGGCGTCGACCTCGTATTGCCCGATATCCGCTTCCTCGCCAGCGAGCGAAAGAACCTCAAGGCGATCATCATCACCCATGCGCATGAAGACCATTATGGTGCGCTCGCCGACCTTTGGCCCGGCCTCAACGTGCCGGTCTATGCCTCTGGTTTTACATCAGGTCTGCTCGAAGCCAAGCGCAATTTCGAGAAGGCCAAGATCGGCGAAGTGCCGGTGACGCCGTTCAAAGCCGGCGATACGATCAATGTCGGCCCCTTCAGCATCGAAGGCGTCGCCGTCAACCATTCGATCCCCGAGCCGATGTCGCTGATGATCCGCACGCCGGTCGGCAATGTCATCCATACCGGTGACTGGAAGATCGACCACGAGCCTTCGCTTGGACCCCTGACCGACGAGACACGTTTCCGCCAGCTCGGCGACGAGGGCGTTCTGGCGCTGATGTGCGATTCCACCAATGCGCTGCGCGACGGCGTCTCGCCCTCCGAAAAGGATGTGTCCGAAAGCCTGCGCAAGATCATCGAGGATGCCGAGGGCAGGGTGGCGATCACCACCTTCTCGTCGAATGTCGGGCGTATCCGCACCGTAGCCGAGGCTGCCGAGGCGGCAGGCCGCGAAGTGCTGCTGCTCGGCAGTTCGCTGAAGCGCGTCGTCGACGTCGCCCAGGATGTCGGCCTGATGGAAGGGGTGAAGCCCTTCATCTCCGAGGAGGAATACGGCTATATCCCGCGTGACAAGGTCGTCGTCATTCTCACCGGCAGCCAGGGCGAGGCGCGGGCAGCTCTTGCCAAGCTCTCCCGCGACGAGATGCGTAATGTGGCCTTTGCGGCGGGCGATATCGTCGTCTTTTCCTCGCGCGCCATTCCCGGCAACGAGAAGGCGATCCAGGACATCAAGAACGGCCTCGTCGAGCAAGGCGTGCACATCATCACGGATACCGAGGCGCTGGTCCACGTTTCCGGCCATCCGCGGCGCAACGAGCTGCAGCGGATGTATGAATGGACGCGGCCGAAGATCGTCGTGCCGGTGCATGGCGAGGCGATACATCTGACGGCCCACAAGGAGCTTGCCGAGCAATCCGGCATCGCGCTGGTGCCGCGGGTGCGCAACGGCGACATCCTGCGGCTGGCGCCCGGTCCGGTCGAGGTGATCGGCGAGGCGCCGCATGGTCGCATCTACAAGGACGGCACGCTGATCGGTGATTTCGACGAGATGGGGATCGGCGAGCGCAAGAAGCTCTCCTATGTCGGCCATGTCGCTGTTAACGTCGTGCTCGACGCCCGCTATGACATCGTCGGCGAACCCGACCTCATTTCGATCGGCCTGCCGACCTACGATGATGAGGGAGAGGATATGGAGGATATGCTCTTCGACGCGGCGGTCAGCGCCATCGAGAGCATTCCGCGCGCCCGCCGCAAGGACATCGACATGCTGCAGGAGGCCGTGCGCCGCGCCATCCGCTCGGCCGCGAACAACATCTGGGGCAAGAAACCTCTTGTCACCGCCTTCGTTACCAAGGTCTGA